The DNA sequence ACAATGAAACATTTAACACATATCAAAGTATTCAAATTTACAGACTAGGATCTCAATCACTGTATCCAAATatttaagaaaaattatataGTAGAATTCTAATATGATTTGGATATAAACCAATCTATAATATATGCCGCATTCTGGTAAAACACATTCATTTCATGTGGACGAGGTCATAATCactaaagtttaaaataaatttaagggGACAGATTTACCTACCAAAAATGTCAGTGCCCTGTGTCCAATCTTGATCCTAATCAAGTTATATATTATGAAATGGAATCAAAACCACAACAAATTTAAGTAGGAAACAATGTAAAGTCAATTGAAAGTCTAATAAACTGCTAGACCAAGAACAATGAAACCTACATAGATATATCATTAGACATCACCATAATAGAAGATGGATACAAACTAAGAACTCCTTCAGCAAACTAAGATGGATACAAAAGTACAAGACCATAAacagaagaagaaatagaaattGTGAAGGATAATAAATTCTGCCTaaacaaaacaacaaaatatttaaaaaaaaaacaaatggaaacagaaaaagaaaaaagaaaacaagcaaTGTAAGAAAGTTCTCCACACTCAGCATATCAATCAGAGGAACCCAAAAACAAAGTCATATCCCTGGTCAAGGGATATGTGCCAAAGAAACCTACCAAAAACATCATAATGTAGCATACATTCTTCCTTAGCAcaaaaattttctctttacttCTATCTAACCATCAATTGATGTCTAAGAGTAAATGACATCTCTAAAATTTAAGATGTCACATCACTGAAATGGCATAACAAAGTGAAAGAACACGAAAAGGGAGAGTGAGAAGTCAATGCCTTCATATGATTTTGAGCAAAGGATGATGGATTATGGTCAGAGAATGAACTAGAAGCATCCATAGGACTAGGGTCTGACTTGATAGTTTCACGCTGCTTTCTTGCTTCAAGGCTCTTGAACATGTCAATCAAGGAATCAGATTGCGGATCACCATCTACACCAGCACAGTTTAGCTTAAAGGCCTCTGCCAAACACTCCCTAGCAACCTCAATCCCTTCGGCATCAACCCCAGGCCCTGGTTCAACTATTTCGCATAAAGGAAATTGCTCAGATTAAGGCgtgttcaaataaaataattacaaaaaaaaaaacaaaaaacaaaagtgggcaaattaaatgaaattaaacaaCTACTTTGACAACCTTTTTACAATAGACAACTTCAACCTAACTAatacaaaccggaaaaaaatgaGTAAGAATTTGGCAAAAATTAGATTTTTGGATtgcagagagagacagagagagggaTGGGGGGAGGGGAAATCAGCAGCGAAACTAAAAAAGGTAAATACCAGAGTTGAGGAATTGCAGGAAGGAACGAACTATGCGACGAGAGAGCGGGGAATCGGTGGTTATGTGATTGTTGTGAGACATATCTATCTAAtctgagaaagaaagaaagaacgaaagaATTGACGATGTCGTGAAAGCGAAACCAAGCTAGAAGATGACGAACATTCGAATATAGCAAATTGGGGATGTTACTGAGATACTTCTCCCCACTTCGCCGAGAGTAGCTTTCTTCTTTGAACTTGGATCCTGATTTGTAATTTTAAAGAGGGAGAATTCTGTGAAAGTATTTTGTGGTGCTTAAAGACCAAGGTGCGTGAAAGAATTATCTGACAATTTTAAGGCTGATATGCAAATATGGATTTTTAAGCATAAGTCCCTCTTCTGTAGTCTATTGGAGCGGGTAGTTGTTCTTATTGGGATTTCTGCCGCTAATGTTAAAGGAAATCctcggatttttttttaaataaataaaataaatgtttaatttactaaaatatatattttatagtttGTTATTAAAATACATCGTatctcttatttcgtttacagtgtaaatgaaagAAAACTGttactgtaaatgagatatgtaTCGTATTCTTTCATTTAgactgtaaacaagataagacTAAACACAGCACAGGCCATACACTTTGTTTATAGTGCCATTTGGATATATTTTTCACTCATTTATTCATATTTTCTCCAACTTCTACCCTATTCTAAGTATATTATTGATTTACTCGGCAAGTATGACGCACACAGATATACATGATCCGGACATCAACCGCTTGAACGCGACATGGCGCATCACCGAGGTAGCCGACTTTGAGGTTTGATGCGTATTTTTGCAAACTAttatcggcaagtgtaccgagttgTACCAAGTACTACCACTAGGGTTACGTTTCCACAAGAATTAACGGACTATGCAACCGTGATATAGTGATTAATCTAGTTAGACAATCAAAATTTAGAGTTTTAGAAGTctttaacataaaataataaattaagtgAAAGCAAGCAATAAGTGTTTGACAAAGTAATATTATGAAAAGAGTCAAGGTTTCAAAGATGTTAAACTTTAGAAAGAATGCTTTTCACGCTCTACTTTAATTATGCAAGATGTATCTATGGCAAATCATTAGTAATCAAACtgcaattccttggtaattcaatttttCTTAACTTAATAAACACCCATTCtttgattaattgattatgaAAAGAGGTGAAGTATGTAACGATccacactactagaaaactagttattacagatggatattttcgacggattttatcccacgaaaatacagacggaatttcagagggattttttgtcggaaaacaaaaaaatgaattagcataaattacagacggaaaatagaatccatcgataattctgtcggtaaaattaatttttttcgtgggaaatgattacagacggaaaattcgtctgtaattaaatagacaaaacgttgcattttattaaatttttacagacggattttccgtctgtaatttaaattttccGTCGGAAATATGGAGATAACCCTAATTTTATCACCACCCATTCACACTCCATTCACACTCCACACGAATCCAATGAGCTTGTTCCTCTCTCCGTCACTGAGTTGCTTCTTCTCTCCGTCGCACCAGCTTCTTCCGCCGCTCTCGCCGCCTTTTGCGTTGCAGGATCTCTCTCTATCATCCTTGTGTCGCACGGGCTCCCTCCACCGCCGCTCTCGTCGTGTCTGCAGCGATTCGTGAAACTCAGCTCAACTCGGTGGAAACTCGGTGGTTATTGTTGAATGGCGAAGCTTGAAGCTCAGCTCAGAATGATAGTGGACTCCGTTAGTAACTTCTTCTCCGGCAAAGACCAGCTTCCCTGGTGTGACCCTGACATCGTCGCTGTAAGCCTTTTCTTTTTCTCGATTCCATTTTCTTCATTCAGAATTGATATCAACTTGTGATTTCTTGTTATCTATTGGTCGTGATTTCAGTCTTGATGTTTAGGTCAAAATCAAGTAAGAACTTGCaataggtttagggtttagatatAAATCAATCACAtatcttttgttattttagttaAGGAGGAGGAATTGCAGCTTCTATGAAACAATTCCCTGTTGTGATGGATCATTGTGTAATCAGTTAAGTTTTTACATTAGGTTAAGTGGAAAAAACACATAAACTTGCTTTGTTTTATATAATTGTTTGATTCAAGTGTTTACATTAGGTTCTTTGTTAATTTAATGTAAGACAACTTTTCTGATTCTGGTGCAGATTCATGGAGGATCACAACACAGCTACCTTCCCTTCCAAAAAGTAAGCTCATGCAGAGTTATACTTTAACTCATTTAAATTTGAACAAGCCTCTGCATACTTTTGTAGATAAGAAGTAATCTTTGCTCATGAGTCTGCTAATTGTCAATTTGGGGATGTTTTTGTCCTTCATTTACATTGTCATCTTCTTAAACTCCTCGTTGTGCAATGTTGACTTGGATTTAAAACCTTGAATGAATTTTTCTGTATACTTGTTGGGATTGACAACTGGTTCAATATGTATTGACATTGTAAATTGATTCCATTTGTCTAAGCTTTTCCTTTGAACTTACACTGCACCTGGTTTTATTTGATTCATGAAGCAGAAAATTTTACTctcattgttttaaattttttatgcatAGGATTTTCTCaatatgtttattttactttGTCAACTATTTTTCATTTGCACAAAATCAGAACATCTACACCATCAAGGCATATAGTAGTTTGTATGATTTAACATTAAATTCCTTTATTTTCATTATATCATGATCATTTTTTCATTGCCACTGCAGGCAAGAATTGTTGCAAGCACGTGAAAAGCATAAGGAAGAGCAAGTGATTGCTTTGAAGCAGTCTATGCAAAGTGGAATGGTTAGTTTTTACCAGATTGCTTTTTTATGTTGATGTGGCTCCTATTCTTAGATTATTTTGTTGATGTCAAGGTCCTTTTCTTCTCACACTTCTAGGCTGTCATTTACAGGCACAGACAATGAAAGAGCAAGCTCAACTGAGGGAGGAAATGGCATACCAATACAAGCTTGGTAACTTTGAGGTGAGAATCCCAAATTAAACTATTTGAGGCTCTTTGGTTGGTTTTAATGATTCTGCTTGTTTATTTGTAATTTTGTCACTATAGGCTGCTACTGCAATTCAGAGAAGGTTGGATATAGCTTCCATGAATAAATATCGAGAAAAGAGCTTTCTGATCAAAGAATTTGGTGACAGTTTCATGGTGATCATGCCTTCATGACAAACATCAATGTAAATTATGAATTGTTATGGTTATCAGGTATGAGATATGCCTGGGAGGTGGGGATGGATTTTATGTGTTCCGAAAGTTTAGTTAAATGCTCATTGTTTGTGACTCATTTTTGCTTACTGCTATTTAGAATTTAGATACTAGAATTTTGTAGAGGTTCTGCTTTTTAGCATGAAGTTTAGGTGGAAAAATCATGTTGTCTTGAAccgtaaatataaatataatttggcTGAACTTATGAGATATTTTTCTATATCCTAAACCATAAAATTAAATGACCATATATCAAACTTaaattttggcattatttttctAAGGAAAATGGAGATATATGTATATTTTGAGGAAGATGAAGAATATTACTCTCTTGCCTTAGATTGTTGTTGTCTTGTTGAAAGAGTGATGGTCCCCATGTGCATCCAACTAATATGTTCAACCTCTtcttttgattgagattttgTAAAGGTTCTTTTGGTTGGAATTTTAGTAAAAGTGCATTTTCATATAGGAATATTTGCAAAAGTGTATAAGGAGTTCACTTGAACTTGCATGCTATTATTctcaatttttgtattttttattgatCTTGCAGGAGCACCATCTTGGAGATATGAATAAGCAACTTAGGCTCAAGGTTTTGAAATATAACATACACCAAACATTTCAGCATAGGAATTATTATTGTAACAATTCTAGCTACGGAGGATACATGCCTGTTGTcatatttgtttaattaatttaattaatgaacacatttttaaattaatttattttcttgaaaaattaaacttcaatTTTTAGCTTGAGGCAGAAGGGTTCAATCTAAAACCTATGAAAAGCTTGTGGAGTTCAACTTCAGTTGCTGCAAACAGCAACTTTACCTTTCAGCCTTCTCAAACCAATAACCCTATGGATTGCCAACCTGAGCCTTTCTTGCAAATAGGGTAAatgaaattttcaatttaattttagtgATGTGTtcatagaaataattaattaatgacctGATTAAGGTATTAACACTCAAGTATTAATTAATGGTTTTTTCTTGGACTGAAACTTGGGTCAAGTATTATACTACTGGTGTCAATTACTTTATaaaagcaatatatatatatatatatatatatatatatatatatatatatatatatagggattTCTATCAATAGTAACTGACATTTTAGCTTCATCTAATGTTGCTTTCTTAGTTTCTTTCAATAGGTCACTTTCAAACTATCATGCGCATATGATGAGAAACCTTGAATTTGATGTTAATTTGAACGGAGTCATAGTAGTtttcattcttattttattttgttttctcccTCAACACCAAAATTATCTTTCAGTCTGAAGAATCGTTGGTGGAGCTGCTGCAAAATCTCGCAGACATAGATATTACATTCCAAGGTTGAAGGTAATTTagcatcttttttttttgaattaattttattttcctgtATAACGGGAAATAGTTTGAAGACTAAGGTTTAGGAAGCTCACTTTGATGGCTGCATTTTATATTACAGATTAACAATCAGCACATACAATGTTGTCTAGAACCACATCTCTCTTTCCTCCTGTTCGAACCGTAGAGACCTAGGCATCCTTCTTTCCAGGTTTTGGTTGTCTTTGCTTCCaggttttggtttcaaaattcttttaatttttgttgagttcaattaattttatttagttagtttgattttagtaattattttagttagatttgttTTTTGATTAGTGAATTTTTAGGTTGTTAAAATAGGATTAGATTAGGTTTTGATTCTGAATAGCTGAGAAATGTTTAGATTGTTAATCTGGATTGCTGAACATTGCTGAACATTGTTAATATGAGCTTGATGAATGTTGTCTATAATAGAAATTTAATTCAGTTAATGGCTTCTTCTCTGGTAATGCTTCTTCTCGGTAATAATCTGTAATTTCTATTGATCCTTCTTGGTGCTGTGGTGGTTGTGATTGAGATCTGGAatttgattcttcttcttcttcttctaattcttccctGCTATGTTGTACAATTTCTACTTTGtgcttaatttcttcttcttcctcttttctttcttgAATTTCTGCTATTGCTGCTGCGATTTTCTTGTTTGGTTGATGGCTCAGATTCGATTGATTTTCTAGACAAGGTGATATTGATGGTGTTTTTAACTTGCCCTTGCAGTTTTTTCCCTCTTCCCATCATGTTTGATTCTCTTTTGTAATAATATGAAACTACATAAACTCTTTTAGTGTCACCGTCTTCATTAATGGTGCGAATGGAGCAAGTCAGAAGAGAACGAGCCACCAACGATGGCAGCATGCGTTCAAGTTTGCTGCCCATCTCACTGTGTAACATGTTAAGTGATACTCCAATACACAGTTTGGTCTTAACAAATgagaaataaattaatataacatGAACGTGGGCGTAGACTTTTATCACATGCTTTTATCATCATGAGGTATCTGCTTTCGTACTATTCAGCTTCTTAATCCTATGCTATATAAAAACTAGTCATGAATTTGCCTCATCAAAAAATTGTGAACGCTAAGAGAACAAAGAAAACTTATTAACCAGGTTGGTTCTTATTAACTACTTCTTACTTGCCTTATAAATCCATGTGTAAGATGTTtcatgaaaattgaaaaataattgtgTTTATGGTGAAACACAGAAGAAAACAATCAGTTCAGAAGATTGCCTTGGTTGGGCTGCAAGAGATGAATCTGGACATCTCTCCCCATACAAATTCAATCGCAGGTAATTAACCACACTAACATCTGATTGAACTTTAATTTACATGTTTCTAGTTAAGAGCTGAGATTTTATGATCTGCATTTTATAATTTACATGTTCCTAGTTATATTTCTACCCATATGAAATATTTTGTTGCCTCATTGGTCTTAATTAATTCTCTACTGAATTGAAAGCAGAGATAGACTGCCTCAATCAGATATACATTCAGTCTGAGTTGGAGCAAGCATTATATTGCCACCATCATTAAGAAGCTCAAGAAAGAATGAAACTATCCATAAATTAGGGTATTGAATCTTGATGAGTCCATTAGTAGTTACTTGTCATCTAATGTATTCAGTTTGTATTATTGCATGGAAATAATTGCTTCTTATTATAAAGAAAGCACTTTGTATTCActggtgtgtttttctctttgtaCCATCaataaaatttgtatttattaaatttatatttattttgtatgaaaacaaatttattttgcaatagaaaaatctaaaaaaaattattttactttactgatggatttacagacggattttctgtttgTATTCAGAGTTTTGGATGATTTTCCAAGGTTCCAATTACCGACTGAAAATCCGTCagaaaatttgtctgtaattacagacagaaaatttgttggaaaatccgtctataattacagacgaaaaatccgtcggaaagttcgtcgccttcgggaaatggatggagaatttacagagggaaaatccgtcggtaactggtaaaaatccatCGGTAATTTTTTGACGgaaaaaaattcgtcggtaaataatttccgacggggcttttacagaggaaaaaaatccgtcggtaatttcgtcagtaaccaaaaatccgtctgtaataaagactaaatctgtctgtaaatccatctgtaataactagttttctagtagtgccAATTcccagtacgtcatgatcatatgGAAACCG is a window from the Arachis hypogaea cultivar Tifrunner chromosome 17, arahy.Tifrunner.gnm2.J5K5, whole genome shotgun sequence genome containing:
- the LOC112766833 gene encoding uncharacterized protein isoform X2 produces the protein MAKLEAQLRMIVDSVSNFFSGKDQLPWCDPDIVALRRRNCSFYETIPCCDGSLCNQFMEDHNTATFPSKKQELLQAREKHKEEQVIALKQSMQSGMAQTMKEQAQLREEMAYQYKLGNFEAATAIQRRLDIASMNKYREKSFLIKEFGDSFMEHHLGDMNKQLRLKSEESLVELLQNLADIDITFQG
- the LOC112766833 gene encoding uncharacterized protein isoform X1, which encodes MAKLEAQLRMIVDSVSNFFSGKDQLPWCDPDIVALRRRNCSFYETIPCCDGSLCNQFMEDHNTATFPSKKQELLQAREKHKEEQVIALKQSMQSGMAQTMKEQAQLREEMAYQYKLGNFEAATAIQRRLDIASMNKYREKSFLIKEFGDSFMEHHLGDMNKQLRLKLEAEGFNLKPMKSLWSSTSVAANSNFTFQPSQTNNPMDCQPEPFLQIGLKNRWWSCCKISQT